In Stanieria sp. NIES-3757, the DNA window GCTGGATCGAGAGGAAGGTAGGCACCACCAGATTTGAGAATAGCTAAAATAGCGATAATTACTTCTAAAGAACGTTCTAGGCAAATACCAACCAATACTTCTGGTTTTACTCCTAATGTTTGCAAATACTTAGCGACTTGGTTAGCATGGTCATCTAACTCTTGATAGGTTAACTGTCGATCTTTAAAACATACTGCTATGGCATTAGGTGTTTTTTCTACTTGAGTTTCAAAGAGGTTATGTATACAAGCTTTTGGTAGATCGTTATCAATTTGATTTAATAACACAGCCTTAATAAACCTTTTTTGACAGGTTATGTAAAAGTATAAAATCTTCCCACTCTAATGGAAGTTAATTAGGTTGTTTAATAATTCTTTCTCGCCGTTAAATTGAATTTTGAATTTTTTGAAATTGGACTCAATTTTCTAACCCGTGTCTAGCTAACAATAACCTGAGTTCGGGTTAAGCAGATTGAGGTAAAAGCCAATCTAAACGTAAACTTGGTTTCTTTGGTTGATGACCCTTCGGGTTCGGGCGCGTTCCCAAGTGGGGGTTTCCCGCACGGGGTCGCCCTCTCAATAAGCAATTAATTCACACAAAACATTAACGCAAAAATTTACAGGCGAGCGATGTCTTGAATGTTCAATCTGAGATATATTCTTGAGTTGGTCATTAACTGTCTCTATAGAACTCATTTGAGATATCTGACTATAACCACAAGCTTTAATCTTTCTCGGTATAGCCATTATGTCAATCAATATTTCTGAAACACCTATTTTGAAGTTAAGTTGCTTAATATTCGCGCTTTCTGAATAGTCTATTTTCAATAAAAAAGATACCAAATGGGTTCTATATGGCATTTTCTACCCATTATATCTTTTGTGAAGATATACTCAAATGAAACAACCAGATTTAAGATTTTTTTTGATCAATCAATTTAAAAATATATCGCAAGAGATGAGATCGCTGGTTACTCTAGACTAAGAACAAGTACTTCCTTTGTGGCAACACCTCTGGTAGATTAAACCTAACCCCAATTTTAAGTTTCTTTTAATTTTTAGGGGAAACGGCACGCTGATTTAACAACTACGGATAAGAGGCAATAGGAGGAACATAACTGTGTCTAAAAAAAGTGTTGCAAGTCTAACCGAAGCAGATGTAGCAGGAAAAAGAGTTTTAGTCCGCGCAGACTTTAATGTGCCGTTAGATGATAATGGAAACATTACTGATGACACTCGAATCAGGGCAGCTTTACCAACTGTTAAAGATTTAATTAGCAAAGGTGGTAAAGTGATTCTGTGCAGTCACATGGGTCGTCCCAAAGGTAAAGTTAATG includes these proteins:
- a CDS encoding putative transposase, whose protein sequence is MPYRTHLVSFLLKIDYSESANIKQLNFKIGVSEILIDIMAIPRKIKACGYSQISQMSSIETVNDQLKNISQIEHSRHRSPVNFCVNVLCELIAY